From the Mycobacterium sp. DL592 genome, the window CGACGTTGCGCAGCCCGAACCCGATCGTGACGATGTCGAACGACGTATCCGGGAATTTCAGGTCCATGGCGTCGCCCTCTTGGAAGTCGATGACCGCGGGCGTCCGCTTCCGGGCCACGTCCAACATCGGAGTGCACGAGTCGACGCCGATGACCTCACCCGTCGGCCCGACCACCGCCGCTTCCAGGAACGCCAGGTCACCGGTCCCGGTTGCAACGTCGAGCACCCGTTCGCCCGGGCGCAGCGCGCACAGGTCCATGGTCCGCCGCTTCCACAGTCGGTGCAGCCCGAACGTCCAGAAGTCGGTCATCAGGTCGTAGCGTTTCGCCAGAGCCGAGAACAGATCCTTGACGTAGCCGCTCTTGGCCTCGTCGGACTTATCCCATTGCCGTGTTTCCATCGACCGCTCCTTCGAACACCCCGGGTGTGACGACCCCCGAATGAACAGGGCCGTCGAATACACCACGAGCGAGCCTAGCGAAAGGTTCACACCCCCACCGGCGAATGTGCGCGACCCCGGGCTAACTGCCGTACAAGCCCAGCGCCCGAGCCGTGTCGGTGGCGATCTCGCCGCTCAGCGTCACCACCGGTGGACCGCCGCGCTGGTGGATGACGTTCGCCAGGACGATCACGTAGGTATCCGAGCCCGGGTCGATCCACAGTGTGGTTCCGGTGAACCCGCCCTGGCCGAAGCTGCCGATGGGAAAGATCATCCCGCGCGGCCTGGACAGCGCGGTGTCGA encodes:
- the ubiE gene encoding bifunctional demethylmenaquinone methyltransferase/2-methoxy-6-polyprenyl-1,4-benzoquinol methylase UbiE, producing METRQWDKSDEAKSGYVKDLFSALAKRYDLMTDFWTFGLHRLWKRRTMDLCALRPGERVLDVATGTGDLAFLEAAVVGPTGEVIGVDSCTPMLDVARKRTPAVIDFQEGDAMDLKFPDTSFDIVTIGFGLRNVADRGQALREFHRVLRPGGRLVVLDFSTPTSKVLKSIHDFFYFTLMPRVGWAVAWHRDAHHYTADSIRTWLSRDGLRDLMQESGFVNARYVSLSTGFATVHLGVRPGE